The following proteins are encoded in a genomic region of Methylobacterium tardum:
- the mfd gene encoding transcription-repair coupling factor: MAKPQPKPSAPAPKPQVARFALPKSSALAQAIDALKRGDSPVLANAPEGFDALALADLARALAPTVDAPAVLVHVARDSGRSASFQAALGFVAPEMDVMSLPAWDCQPYDRVSPTTAVAAARMTALARLARTRSAEDRPRILCTTVNALVQRVPPRTHIAKEAFSAAIGNVVSMDDVVAWVEANGFLRTGTVRDTGEYAVRGGILDLSPPGLPAPIRLDFFGDTLESIRAFDPETQRTTGQLRSLDLMPMSEVQLTTETIRRFRQGYIQSFGATTRDDRLYETVSEGRRYAGLEHWMPLFYDHLDTLFDYLGGVPLVFDPQVEDAAAERISLVQDYYQAREGAMKTPQAGVAPYKPLPPRALYLTPNELKERIGTATVARLTPFAQPESSERLVIDCGAKSGRSFAPERADENTSVFDAAVAHIRDLQGSGHHVILGAWSDGSRDRLCGVLTDHGLKKPVAITRLTDVYALKRGTDAAVAVWGLEAGFTAGELAVVSEGDILGDRLVRQKRKAKRPQDVILEVQALQPGDLVVHADHGIGRFVGLKTIHAAGAPHDCLELQYTGGLLLLPVENIELLTRYGSEDSEVALDRLGGGAWQARKAKMKRRILEMAGELIKVAAQRFVRKAPSLKAPEGLYGEFAARFPFEETEDQANAIDAVLDDLNAGRPMDRLVCGDVGFGKTEVALRAAFAAAISGKQVAVIVPTTLLARQHYRTFAERFKGLPVQVAQLSRFASAAEMKQTRAGLIAGTVDIVVGTHALLAKNIAFKDLGLIIVDEEQHFGVAHKERLKALQADVHVLTLSATPIPRTLQLAMTGVRELSIIATPPVDRLVVRTFVTPFDPLTIREALLRERYRGGQSFYVVPRIEDLAEVKKFLDAEMPEIKVAVAHGQMAAGQLEDVMTAFYEGKFDVLLSTTIVESGLDIPTANTLIVHRADMFGLAQLYQLRGRVGRSKARAYALFTTPANRQLTAQAEQRLKVLQSLDTLGAGFQLASHDLDIRGAGNLLGDAQSGHIKEVGYELYQQMLEDAVTALKAGIEDVPEEAWSPTIALGAPVTIPEDYVEDLGVRLALYRRLATIQDDSEMESFGAELIDRFGPLPPEVEQLLKIGTIKILCLKANVEKVEAGPKGVVVHFRDRSYANPQGLVAYVAEQASFAKVRPDMSVVFVRELTTVPARLKTATEVLRSLVKIAERGKKAA; the protein is encoded by the coding sequence ATGGCCAAGCCTCAACCGAAGCCCTCTGCGCCAGCCCCCAAGCCGCAGGTCGCGCGCTTCGCGCTGCCGAAATCCTCGGCCCTAGCCCAGGCGATCGACGCCCTGAAGCGCGGCGACAGCCCGGTCCTGGCGAACGCCCCGGAGGGTTTCGACGCGCTGGCGCTCGCCGACCTCGCCCGCGCCCTGGCCCCCACCGTCGATGCGCCGGCCGTGCTGGTCCACGTGGCGCGCGATTCCGGGCGCTCGGCCTCGTTCCAGGCGGCCCTCGGCTTCGTCGCGCCCGAGATGGACGTGATGAGCCTGCCGGCCTGGGACTGCCAGCCCTACGACCGGGTCTCGCCGACCACCGCGGTCGCCGCCGCCCGGATGACGGCGCTGGCCCGCCTTGCCCGGACCCGCTCCGCCGAGGACAGGCCGCGCATCCTCTGCACCACCGTCAACGCCCTGGTGCAGCGCGTCCCGCCCCGCACCCACATCGCCAAGGAGGCGTTCTCGGCGGCGATCGGCAACGTCGTGTCCATGGACGACGTGGTGGCCTGGGTCGAGGCCAACGGCTTCCTGCGCACCGGGACGGTGCGCGACACCGGCGAGTACGCGGTCCGCGGCGGCATCCTCGACCTGTCGCCCCCCGGCCTGCCGGCGCCGATCCGCCTCGACTTCTTCGGCGACACGCTGGAATCGATCCGCGCCTTCGACCCGGAGACGCAGCGCACCACCGGTCAGCTCCGTTCGCTGGACCTGATGCCGATGAGCGAGGTCCAGCTCACCACCGAGACGATCCGGCGCTTCCGCCAGGGCTACATCCAGAGCTTCGGCGCCACGACCCGGGACGACCGGCTTTACGAGACCGTGAGCGAGGGGCGGCGCTATGCCGGCCTCGAGCACTGGATGCCGCTGTTCTACGACCACCTCGACACGCTGTTCGACTATCTCGGCGGCGTGCCGCTGGTCTTCGACCCGCAGGTGGAGGATGCCGCCGCGGAGCGGATCAGCCTCGTCCAGGATTATTACCAGGCCCGCGAGGGCGCGATGAAGACGCCGCAGGCCGGCGTCGCCCCCTACAAGCCGCTGCCGCCCCGCGCCCTGTACCTGACGCCGAACGAGCTCAAGGAGCGGATCGGCACCGCCACCGTGGCGCGGCTGACGCCCTTCGCGCAGCCCGAATCGTCCGAGCGCCTCGTGATCGATTGCGGCGCGAAATCCGGACGCAGCTTCGCGCCGGAGCGGGCCGACGAGAACACCAGCGTGTTCGACGCCGCGGTGGCGCATATCCGCGACCTCCAGGGATCCGGTCATCACGTGATCCTGGGCGCGTGGTCCGATGGGTCCCGCGATCGGCTCTGCGGCGTGCTCACCGATCACGGCCTGAAGAAGCCCGTGGCGATCACGCGGCTCACCGACGTCTACGCGCTGAAGCGCGGCACCGACGCGGCGGTTGCCGTCTGGGGCCTGGAGGCGGGCTTCACCGCGGGGGAGCTCGCCGTCGTCTCCGAGGGCGACATTCTGGGCGACCGGCTGGTCCGCCAGAAGCGTAAGGCCAAGCGGCCCCAGGACGTGATCCTGGAGGTGCAGGCGCTCCAGCCCGGCGACCTCGTGGTCCACGCCGACCACGGCATCGGCCGCTTCGTCGGCCTCAAGACGATCCACGCCGCGGGCGCCCCGCACGACTGCCTGGAGCTGCAATACACCGGCGGCCTGCTGCTGCTGCCGGTGGAGAATATCGAGCTCCTGACCCGCTACGGCTCGGAGGATTCCGAGGTCGCGCTGGACCGGCTCGGCGGCGGCGCCTGGCAGGCCCGCAAGGCCAAGATGAAGCGCCGCATCCTCGAGATGGCGGGCGAGCTGATCAAGGTTGCGGCCCAGCGCTTCGTCCGGAAGGCCCCTTCCCTCAAGGCACCCGAAGGCCTCTACGGGGAATTCGCTGCCCGCTTCCCGTTCGAGGAGACCGAGGATCAGGCCAACGCCATCGACGCGGTGCTGGACGACCTCAATGCCGGCCGGCCGATGGACCGGCTGGTCTGCGGCGATGTCGGCTTCGGCAAGACCGAGGTGGCGTTGCGCGCCGCCTTCGCGGCGGCGATCTCCGGCAAGCAGGTGGCGGTGATCGTCCCCACGACGCTGCTGGCCCGCCAGCACTACCGGACCTTCGCCGAGCGCTTCAAGGGTCTGCCGGTTCAGGTGGCGCAGCTCTCCCGCTTCGCCTCCGCGGCGGAGATGAAGCAGACCCGGGCGGGACTTATCGCCGGCACGGTCGACATCGTGGTCGGCACCCACGCGCTGCTCGCCAAGAACATCGCCTTCAAGGATCTCGGCCTGATCATCGTGGACGAGGAGCAGCATTTCGGCGTGGCCCACAAGGAGCGGCTGAAGGCGCTCCAGGCCGACGTCCACGTGCTGACGCTGTCGGCGACGCCGATCCCGCGCACGCTCCAGCTCGCCATGACGGGGGTGCGGGAACTGTCGATCATCGCCACACCGCCGGTGGACCGGCTGGTGGTGCGCACCTTCGTGACGCCGTTCGACCCGCTGACCATCCGGGAGGCGCTTCTGCGCGAGCGCTATCGCGGCGGCCAGTCCTTCTACGTGGTGCCGCGCATCGAGGATCTGGCCGAGGTCAAGAAATTCCTCGATGCCGAGATGCCCGAGATCAAGGTCGCGGTGGCCCACGGCCAGATGGCGGCGGGCCAGCTGGAGGACGTGATGACGGCCTTCTACGAGGGCAAGTTCGACGTCCTGCTCTCGACCACGATCGTGGAATCGGGCCTCGACATCCCCACCGCCAACACGCTGATCGTCCACCGGGCCGACATGTTCGGGCTGGCGCAGCTCTACCAGCTGCGCGGCCGCGTCGGGCGTTCGAAGGCGCGCGCCTACGCGCTGTTCACGACGCCGGCGAACCGCCAGCTCACCGCCCAGGCCGAGCAGCGCCTCAAGGTGCTCCAGAGCCTCGATACGCTGGGCGCGGGTTTCCAGCTCGCCTCCCACGACCTCGACATCCGCGGCGCCGGCAATCTCCTCGGTGATGCCCAGTCGGGCCACATCAAGGAGGTCGGCTACGAGCTCTACCAGCAGATGCTGGAGGACGCGGTGACGGCGCTGAAGGCCGGCATCGAGGACGTGCCCGAGGAGGCGTGGTCGCCAACTATCGCGCTGGGCGCGCCGGTGACGATCCCGGAGGATTACGTCGAGGATCTCGGGGTGCGGCTGGCGCTCTACCGGCGGCTCGCCACCATCCAGGACGATTCCGAGATGGAGAGCTTCGGCGCCGAGCTGATCGACCGGTTCGGGCCGCTGCCGCCGGAGGTGGAGCAGCTCCTCAAGATCGGCACGATCAAAATCCTCTGCCTCAAGGCCAACGTCGAGAAGGTCGAGGCCGGGCCGAAGGGCGTGGTGGTCCATTTCCGCGACCGCTCCTACGCCAACCCGCAGGGACTCGTGGCCTACGTCGCCGAGCAGGCCTCGTTCGCGAAGGTGCGGCCCGACATGAGCGTCGTGTTCGTGCGCGAGCTGACCACGGTCCCGGCGCGGCTCAAGACCGCCACCGAGGTGCTGCGCAGCCTCGTGAAGATCGCCGAGCGGGGGAAGAAGGCGGCGTGA